One genomic window of Burkholderia plantarii includes the following:
- a CDS encoding NAD(P)-dependent oxidoreductase produces the protein MAGKKTIALFGATGPTGRHIIEEALTQGYKLSVYTRDAKKLAPFAARVEMVVGDLKDQRAIAKCVQGADAVISALGPNSLKVQGDKPIMRGLTNVIAAMKHAGGRRLIQISTAAYRDPKDGFAFKTHAFALLFKVIARKGYEDINATGELIANSDLDWTLVRIPNLKDGPADGRVDVGWYGKTRLGTKLSRGNLAKFLVEQVTDRKFVRAAPGIANH, from the coding sequence ATGGCCGGGAAGAAAACCATCGCACTGTTCGGTGCGACCGGGCCGACCGGAAGGCACATCATCGAGGAAGCCTTGACGCAGGGCTACAAACTGTCGGTCTATACGCGCGACGCCAAGAAACTCGCGCCGTTCGCGGCAAGGGTGGAAATGGTTGTCGGCGACCTCAAAGACCAGCGTGCCATTGCGAAGTGCGTCCAGGGTGCCGATGCGGTCATCAGCGCCCTGGGTCCCAACAGTCTCAAGGTGCAGGGCGATAAGCCGATCATGCGCGGCTTGACCAACGTCATCGCCGCGATGAAGCACGCGGGCGGGCGCCGTCTTATCCAGATTTCTACGGCTGCCTATCGTGATCCCAAGGATGGTTTTGCCTTCAAAACCCATGCGTTCGCGCTGTTGTTCAAGGTTATCGCGCGCAAGGGGTATGAGGACATCAACGCGACTGGCGAATTGATCGCCAATTCGGACCTGGACTGGACACTGGTACGCATTCCGAACCTAAAGGATGGTCCCGCCGATGGCCGCGTGGATGTGGGCTGGTACGGAAAAACCAGACTCGGCACGAAGCTCTCCAGAGGCAACCTTGCGAAGTTCCTGGTCGAACAGGTGACCGACAGGAAGTTCGTGCGCGCCGCGCCAGGCATCGCTAACCATTGA
- a CDS encoding FMN-dependent NADH-azoreductase: MSHTLLITSSPRGPDSLSTRFATEIADGIQARSGGPLAVRDLAANPPPHIAPAYIQGRVTAPEDRTPEQVEAVKVAQELVDELKVADVIVLGSGMINFGLPSQLKAWFDHVTWPRVTFGYSDTGPKGLLTGKQVYLVTATGGVFSEGAWAPFDFQTNYLLHLLGFIGLTDVKVVRVEGTVFGPDAVNTAIANTEAAIKALLAKAA, from the coding sequence GTGAGCCACACCCTACTGATCACTTCCAGCCCGCGCGGGCCCGACAGCCTTTCCACCCGCTTTGCCACCGAAATCGCCGATGGTATCCAGGCCCGCTCGGGCGGTCCGCTGGCCGTGCGCGACCTTGCCGCGAATCCGCCGCCGCACATCGCGCCGGCCTACATCCAGGGCCGGGTCACGGCACCCGAAGATCGCACACCGGAACAGGTCGAGGCGGTGAAGGTCGCGCAAGAGTTGGTCGATGAGTTGAAGGTCGCCGATGTGATCGTGCTCGGTTCGGGCATGATCAACTTCGGTCTGCCCTCGCAGCTCAAGGCTTGGTTCGATCACGTCACCTGGCCGCGCGTCACCTTCGGCTACAGCGATACTGGGCCGAAGGGGCTGCTGACCGGCAAGCAGGTCTATCTCGTTACCGCTACCGGAGGCGTGTTTTCGGAAGGTGCTTGGGCACCGTTCGACTTTCAGACCAACTATCTGCTGCATCTGCTTGGTTTCATCGGCCTGACCGACGTTAAGGTGGTGCGTGTCGAGGGCACGGTTTTCGGCCCCGATGCGGTGAACACCGCAATCGCCAACACCGAAGCGGCCATCAAAGCCTTGTTGGCGAAGGCGGCGTGA